A section of the Papio anubis isolate 15944 chromosome 16, Panubis1.0, whole genome shotgun sequence genome encodes:
- the B4GALT5 gene encoding beta-1,4-galactosyltransferase 5 isoform X3 yields MMQAQGILIRDNVRTIGAQVYEQVLRSAYAKRNSSVNDSDYPLDLNHSETFLQTTTFLPEDFTYFANHTCPERLPSMKGPIDINMSEIGMDYIHELFSKDPTIKLGGHWKPSDCMPRWKVAILIPFRNRHEHLPVLFRHLIPMLQRQRLQFAFYVVEQVGTQPFNRAMLFNVGFQEAMKDLDWDCLIFHDVDHIPESDRNYYGCGQMPRHFATKLDKYMYLLPYTEFFGGVSGLTVEQFRKINGFPNAFWGWGGEDDDLWNRVQNAGYSVSRPEGDTGKYKSIPHHHRGEVQFLGRYALLRKSKERQGLDGLNNLNYFANITYDALYKNITVNLTPELAQVNEY; encoded by the exons ATGATGCAAGCTCAAGGCATTCTGATCCGGGACAACGTGAGAACAATCGGTGCTCAGGTTTATGAGCAGGTGCTTCGGAGTGCTTATGCCAAGAGGAACAGCAGTGTAAATGACTCag ATTACCCTCTTGACTTGAACCACAGTGAAACCTTCCTGCAAACTACAACGTTTCTTCCTGAAGACTTCACCTACTTTGCAAACCATACCTGCCCTGAAAGGCTCCCTTCCATGA AGGGCCCAATAGACATAAACATGAGTGAAATCGGAATGGATTACATTCATGAACTCTTCTCCAAAGACCCAACCATCAAGCTCGGAGGTCACTGGAAGCCTTCTGATTGCATGCCTCGGTGGAAG GTGGCGATCCTTATCCCCTTCCGGAATCGCCACGAGCACCTCCCTGTCCTGTTCAGACACCTGATTCCCATGCTCCAGCGCCAGCGCCTGCAGTTTGCATTTTATGTGGTTGAACAA GTTGGTACCCAACCCTTTAATCGAGCCATGCTTTTCAACGTTGGCTTTCAAGAAGCAATGAAGGACTTGGATTGGGACTGTTTGATTTTTCATGATGTAGATCACATACCAGAAAGTGATCGCAACTATTATGGATGTGGACAGATGCCGAGGCATTTTGCAACCAAATTGGATAAGTATATGTATCT GCTTCCTTATACCGAGTTCTTTGGTGGAGTGAGTGGCTTAACAGTGGAACAATTTCGGAAAATCAATGGCTTTCCTAATGCTTTCTGGGGTTGGGGTGGAGAAGATGATGACCTCTGGAACAG AGTGCAGAATGCAGGCTATTCTGTGAGCCGGCCAGAGGGTGACACAGGAAAGTACAAGTCCATTCCTCATCACCATCGAGGAGAAGTCCAGTTTCTTGGAAG GTATGCTCTGCTGAGGAAGTCAAAAGAACGGCAAGGGCTGGATGGCCTCAACAACCTGAACTACTTTGCAAACATCACATACGACGCCTTGTATAAAAACATAACTGTCAACCTGACACCCGAGCTGGCTCAGGTGAACGAGTACTGA
- the B4GALT5 gene encoding beta-1,4-galactosyltransferase 5 isoform X1, translated as MRARRGLLRLPRRSLLAALFFFSLSSSLLYFVYVAPGIVNTYLFMMQAQGILIRDNVRTIGAQVYEQVLRSAYAKRNSSVNDSDYPLDLNHSETFLQTTTFLPEDFTYFANHTCPERLPSMKGPIDINMSEIGMDYIHELFSKDPTIKLGGHWKPSDCMPRWKVAILIPFRNRHEHLPVLFRHLIPMLQRQRLQFAFYVVEQVGTQPFNRAMLFNVGFQEAMKDLDWDCLIFHDVDHIPESDRNYYGCGQMPRHFATKLDKYMYLLPYTEFFGGVSGLTVEQFRKINGFPNAFWGWGGEDDDLWNRVQNAGYSVSRPEGDTGKYKSIPHHHRGEVQFLGRYALLRKSKERQGLDGLNNLNYFANITYDALYKNITVNLTPELAQVNEY; from the exons TGAACACCTACCTCTTCATGATGCAAGCTCAAGGCATTCTGATCCGGGACAACGTGAGAACAATCGGTGCTCAGGTTTATGAGCAGGTGCTTCGGAGTGCTTATGCCAAGAGGAACAGCAGTGTAAATGACTCag ATTACCCTCTTGACTTGAACCACAGTGAAACCTTCCTGCAAACTACAACGTTTCTTCCTGAAGACTTCACCTACTTTGCAAACCATACCTGCCCTGAAAGGCTCCCTTCCATGA AGGGCCCAATAGACATAAACATGAGTGAAATCGGAATGGATTACATTCATGAACTCTTCTCCAAAGACCCAACCATCAAGCTCGGAGGTCACTGGAAGCCTTCTGATTGCATGCCTCGGTGGAAG GTGGCGATCCTTATCCCCTTCCGGAATCGCCACGAGCACCTCCCTGTCCTGTTCAGACACCTGATTCCCATGCTCCAGCGCCAGCGCCTGCAGTTTGCATTTTATGTGGTTGAACAA GTTGGTACCCAACCCTTTAATCGAGCCATGCTTTTCAACGTTGGCTTTCAAGAAGCAATGAAGGACTTGGATTGGGACTGTTTGATTTTTCATGATGTAGATCACATACCAGAAAGTGATCGCAACTATTATGGATGTGGACAGATGCCGAGGCATTTTGCAACCAAATTGGATAAGTATATGTATCT GCTTCCTTATACCGAGTTCTTTGGTGGAGTGAGTGGCTTAACAGTGGAACAATTTCGGAAAATCAATGGCTTTCCTAATGCTTTCTGGGGTTGGGGTGGAGAAGATGATGACCTCTGGAACAG AGTGCAGAATGCAGGCTATTCTGTGAGCCGGCCAGAGGGTGACACAGGAAAGTACAAGTCCATTCCTCATCACCATCGAGGAGAAGTCCAGTTTCTTGGAAG GTATGCTCTGCTGAGGAAGTCAAAAGAACGGCAAGGGCTGGATGGCCTCAACAACCTGAACTACTTTGCAAACATCACATACGACGCCTTGTATAAAAACATAACTGTCAACCTGACACCCGAGCTGGCTCAGGTGAACGAGTACTGA